A single genomic interval of Koleobacter methoxysyntrophicus harbors:
- a CDS encoding MFS transporter produces MKKGMQLKFAVLCLVPFIMVLGNSMLIPVLPSIKSALNISQLRVGLLITAFSIPAGIVIPFAGVLSDHVGRVIIIVPALIIYGLGGLIAGIAAVTLENPYPLILAGRIIQGIGAGGTYQLAMALTGDIFKSNERAKALGFLEAANGLGKVISPLAGAAAGLISWYAPFFIYGILAIPAGIAIRFVVSESKENLKKQSYLEYRISLQEIIQKKAMPLISCFLAGMVALFVLFGTLSFYSDLLEVTFKIKGFLKGIIIAGPVLAMAVLSFSLGIFLEKRNRYMKTLIVTGLAVILIGQVLFAVFPFFWSLFAAVTLVGAGVGGVLPPVNTLITSSASTKRRGIITCLYGTVRFFGVAIGPPLYGFIEKIGREIPLALSSGIVAIAIIFGILFINERVIMGKEKSGTG; encoded by the coding sequence ATGAAAAAAGGAATGCAGCTTAAATTTGCCGTTTTATGTCTGGTCCCCTTTATAATGGTTTTAGGTAATTCCATGCTGATCCCCGTTCTGCCTTCAATTAAATCGGCTTTAAATATTTCCCAGCTCAGGGTAGGCCTTTTAATAACGGCCTTTTCTATTCCTGCGGGAATCGTTATTCCCTTTGCCGGAGTGCTTTCGGACCATGTAGGAAGGGTAATCATTATAGTACCTGCCTTGATAATATACGGCCTGGGCGGTCTTATTGCGGGAATTGCAGCCGTTACCCTGGAAAACCCATATCCCCTGATTCTAGCAGGCAGGATAATTCAGGGTATCGGGGCAGGGGGGACCTATCAGCTGGCTATGGCATTAACGGGGGATATATTTAAGAGCAATGAGAGGGCAAAAGCCCTGGGGTTCTTAGAAGCTGCAAACGGCCTGGGAAAGGTGATAAGTCCGTTGGCCGGAGCTGCCGCGGGGCTCATCTCCTGGTATGCACCTTTTTTTATTTACGGTATCCTTGCAATCCCCGCGGGAATTGCCATACGGTTTGTGGTTTCAGAATCCAAGGAAAACTTAAAGAAACAGAGTTATCTGGAATACAGGATTTCCTTACAGGAAATCATCCAGAAAAAAGCTATGCCCCTAATTTCCTGTTTCCTGGCAGGTATGGTAGCCCTGTTTGTTCTCTTCGGGACCCTGTCCTTTTATTCAGACCTTCTTGAGGTAACCTTTAAAATTAAGGGTTTCTTAAAGGGAATCATAATAGCCGGTCCCGTTCTTGCAATGGCAGTATTATCCTTTTCACTGGGGATATTCCTGGAAAAAAGGAACCGGTATATGAAAACCCTGATAGTAACCGGTTTGGCTGTTATACTAATCGGTCAGGTGTTATTTGCCGTTTTCCCCTTCTTCTGGTCTCTTTTTGCTGCAGTCACATTGGTCGGTGCCGGGGTCGGGGGAGTGCTTCCTCCCGTTAATACCCTTATCACCAGTTCTGCCAGCACAAAACGCAGGGGTATAATAACCTGTCTGTACGGAACCGTACGGTTTTTCGGAGTGGCTATCGGCCCTCCCTTATATGGGTTTATAGAAAAAATAGGCAGAGAAATTCCCCTTGCCCTTTCCTCGGGAATAGTTGCAATAGCAATAATCTTTGGTATCCTATTTATAAATGAGAGGGTTATTATGGGAAAAGAAAAGAGCGGGACCGGTTAA
- a CDS encoding ABC transporter ATP-binding protein, whose translation MATIMDVEGLCKRFQTSKSEITALHEVNFRVRQGEFLAVIGPSGCGKTTLLRCIAGLESPSLGEIRINDRPVTGPGTDRMMVFQDFNQLFPWLTVRDNILFPLKLVNRGKNNIERKVLAEYYLELVGLADYGHMYPHQLSGGMKQRVAIARALALSPKVLLMDEPFGSLDAITRTNLQEELLNIWEKTGVTIIFVTHNIEEAIMLADRIMVLKSGRVEKLMINTVTRPRYYDSPEFASLWEHLHNLLQGRREKEKLKGEIKKEVGLAF comes from the coding sequence TTGGCCACAATAATGGATGTAGAGGGCCTGTGTAAGAGGTTCCAGACCTCAAAAAGTGAAATCACTGCCCTGCATGAAGTAAACTTCCGGGTGCGTCAGGGGGAATTCCTCGCTGTAATAGGGCCTTCGGGCTGCGGCAAAACAACCCTGTTAAGATGTATAGCAGGTCTTGAATCCCCCAGCCTGGGGGAAATACGTATAAATGACAGGCCGGTAACAGGGCCGGGAACTGACAGAATGATGGTTTTTCAGGACTTTAACCAGCTTTTCCCGTGGTTAACGGTAAGGGATAATATCCTCTTCCCTCTGAAATTAGTAAATAGGGGGAAGAATAATATCGAACGGAAGGTGCTGGCAGAATATTACCTGGAATTAGTAGGTCTTGCGGATTACGGTCATATGTACCCTCATCAGCTCTCAGGGGGTATGAAACAGCGGGTAGCAATAGCCAGAGCCCTTGCCCTTTCGCCAAAGGTGCTTCTGATGGATGAACCCTTCGGGAGCCTGGATGCCATAACACGCACCAACCTTCAGGAAGAACTCCTCAATATATGGGAGAAAACGGGGGTTACCATAATATTTGTGACCCATAACATAGAAGAGGCTATAATGCTGGCAGACAGAATAATGGTGCTGAAATCAGGCAGGGTTGAAAAGCTCATGATAAATACAGTTACAAGACCGAGGTACTATGATAGCCCTGAATTTGCATCCCTCTGGGAACACCTCCACAATCTTCTGCAGGGAAGAAGGGAAAAAGAAAAGTTAAAGGGAGAAATAAAAAAAGAGGTGGGCCTGGCATTTTAA